Proteins found in one Muntiacus reevesi chromosome 2, mMunRee1.1, whole genome shotgun sequence genomic segment:
- the CDH15 gene encoding cadherin-15 isoform X2: MDAALLLALGLLAQSLCPSAGVPRQRQPRTLYPWRRAPSLGRVRRAWVIPPISVSENHKRLPFPLVQIKSDKQQLGSVIYSIQGPGVDEEPRGVFSIDKFTGKVSLNAMLDREKTDRFRLRAFALDLGGSTLEEPTDLEIVVVDQNDNRPVFRQEVFTGRVLEGAVPGTYVTRAEATDADDPETDNAALRYSILEQGGPQLFSIDPLTGEIRTVQVGLDREVVAVYNLTLQVADMSGDGLTATASAIITLEDINDNAPEFTGDQFFMEAAEAVSGVDVGRLEVEDRDLPGSPNWAARFIILEGDPEGQFTIRTDPRTNEGVLSVVKENPLRTSLAEGAAPGTPVATFSARDPDTQQPQRLSYSKDYDPEDWLQVDGATGQVQTQRVLSPTSPFLKDGWYRAIILARDDASPPSTATGTLSIEILEVNDHAPELSPPWGSLCSTPDRGSGLLLGATDEDLPPHGAPFHFQLSPRVPELARNWSLSQVNVSHARLRPRLRVPEGLHRLSLLLQDSGQPPQQREQPLNVTVCRCGQDGACLPGAAALRAGGAGISLGALVIMLASVILLLLLALLVALLARFRQQSWDKRLLHGLQDDLRDNILNYDEQGGGEEDQDAYDMDQLRHPAELAALGPSSGRPPLRRDAPFGRARPQVTRALPTSPADIADFINDGLEAADSDPSVPPYDTALIYDYEGDGSVAGTLSSILSSLDDEDQDYSCLREWGPRFSRLADLYGPP, translated from the exons AGCTTATGCCCCTCAGCAGGGGTCCCCAGGCAGAGGCAGCCCCGCACCCTGTACCCCTGGCGCCGGGCACCCTCGCTGGGTCGCGTGCGGAGAGCCTGGGTCATCCCTCCCATCAGCGTGTCGGAGAACCACAAGCGCCTCCCTTTCCCCCTGGTGCAG ATCAAGTCGGACAAACAGCAGCTGGGCAGCGTCATCTACAGTATCCAGGGGCCCGGTGTGGACGAGGAGCCGAGAGGCGTCTTCTCCATAGACAAGTTCACCGGGAAGGTGTCCCTGAACGCGATGCTGGACCGAGAGAAGACCGACCGCTTCAGG CTCAGGGCCTTTGCTCTGGACCTGGGGGGGTCCACCCTGGAGGAGCCCACGGACCTGGAGATCGTGGTGGTGGACCAGAACGACAACCGGCCTGTCTTCAGGCAGGAGGTGTTCACTGGCCGGGTGCTGGAGGGTGCCGTTCCAG GCACCTACGTGACCAGGGCTGAGGCCACGGATGCGGACGATCCGGAGACAGACAATGCAGCGCTGCGGTATTCCATCCTGGAGCAGGGTGGCCCCCAGCTCTTCAGCATCGACCCACTCACGGGGGAGATCCGCACGGTGCAAGTGGGCCTGGACCGCGAG GTGGTCGCCGTGTACAATCTGACCTTGCAGGTGGCGGACATGTCTGGAGACGGCCTTACCGCCACTGCCTCGGCCATCATCACGCTGGAGGACATCAATGATAACGCCCCTGAGTTCACTGGGGACCAG TTCTTCATGGAAGCCGCAGAGGCTGTCAGTGGAGTGGACGTGGGGCGGCTTGAGGTGGAAGACCGGGACCTGCCTGGCTCCCCCAACTGGGCAGCCCGGTTCATCATCCTGGAGGGTGACCCCGAAGGGCAGTTCACCATCCGCACCGACCCCAGGACCAACGAGGGTGTGCTGTCCGTGGTGAAG GAGAATCCACTGCGGACCAGCTTAGCTGAGGGGGCTGCCCCAGGAACGCCTGTGGCCACCTTCTCTGCCCGGGACCCTGACACACAGCAGCCACAGAGGCTCAG CTACTCCAAGGACTATGACCCTGAGGACTGGCTGCAGGTAGATGGGGCCACCGGCCAGGTCCAGACTCAGCGAGTGCTCAGCCCCACATCCCCCTTCCTCAAGGATGGCTGGTACAGGGCCATCATCCTGGCCCGAGATGATG CCTccccacccagcacagccactggGACCCTGTCCATTGAGATCCTGGAGGTCAACGACCACGCCCCTGAGCTGTCCCCACCTTGGGGCAGCCTGTGCAGCACACCAGACCGGGGTTCTGGCCTTCTCTTGGGGGCCACGGATGAGGACCTGCCCCCCCACGGGGCTCCCTTCCACTtccagctgagccccagggtccCAGAGCTGGCCCGGAACTGGAGCCTCAGCCAGGTTAATG TGAGCCACGCGCGCCTGCGGCCGAGGCTCCGGGTCCCGGAGGGGCTGCACCGCCTCAGCCTGCTGCTCCAGGACTCGGGACAGCCGCCCCAGCAGCGCGAGCAGCCCCTGAACGTGACCGTGTGCCGCTGCGGCCAGGACGGCGCCTGCCTGCCGGGAGCCGCTGCACTGCGGGCGGGTGGCGCGGGCATCAGCCTAGGTGCCCTGGTCATCATGCTGGCCAGCGTCATCCTGCTGCTCT TGCTCGCCCTGCTGGTGGCCCTCCTGGCGCGGTTCCGGCAGCAGTCCTGGGACAAGAGGCTTCTGCACGGACTGCAGGACGACCTCCGGGACAACATCCTTAACTACGACGAAcaagggggcggggaggaggaccAG GATGCCTACGACATGGACCAGCTGCGCCATCCAGCAGAACTGGCGGCCCTCGGCCCCTCCTCGGGACGGCCGCCGCTGCGCAGAGACGCCCCGTTCGGCCGAGCGCGCCCCCAGGTGACCCGCGCGCTGCCCACCAGCCCTGCAGACATCGCGGACTTCATCAACGAC GGTTTGGAGGCCGCGGACAGTGACCCCAGCGTCCCACCCTACGACACGGCTCTCATCTATGACTACGAGGGGGACGGCTCCGTGGCAGGGACACTGAGCTCCATCCTGTCCAGCCTGGACGATGAGGACCAGGACTACAGCTGCCTCCGGGAATGGGGCCCCCGTTTCTCCCGCCTGGCTGACTTGTACGGGCCCCCATAA
- the CDH15 gene encoding cadherin-15 isoform X1 encodes MDAALLLALGLLAQSLCPSAGVPRQRQPRTLYPWRRAPSLGRVRRAWVIPPISVSENHKRLPFPLVQIKSDKQQLGSVIYSIQGPGVDEEPRGVFSIDKFTGKVSLNAMLDREKTDRFRLRAFALDLGGSTLEEPTDLEIVVVDQNDNRPVFRQEVFTGRVLEGAVPGTYVTRAEATDADDPETDNAALRYSILEQGGPQLFSIDPLTGEIRTVQVGLDREVVAVYNLTLQVADMSGDGLTATASAIITLEDINDNAPEFTGDQFFMEAAEAVSGVDVGRLEVEDRDLPGSPNWAARFIILEGDPEGQFTIRTDPRTNEGVLSVVKPLDYESRERYDLKVAVQNEAPLQAAAPRAERGQARVSVQVRDVNEAPVFQENPLRTSLAEGAAPGTPVATFSARDPDTQQPQRLSYSKDYDPEDWLQVDGATGQVQTQRVLSPTSPFLKDGWYRAIILARDDASPPSTATGTLSIEILEVNDHAPELSPPWGSLCSTPDRGSGLLLGATDEDLPPHGAPFHFQLSPRVPELARNWSLSQVNVSHARLRPRLRVPEGLHRLSLLLQDSGQPPQQREQPLNVTVCRCGQDGACLPGAAALRAGGAGISLGALVIMLASVILLLLLALLVALLARFRQQSWDKRLLHGLQDDLRDNILNYDEQGGGEEDQDAYDMDQLRHPAELAALGPSSGRPPLRRDAPFGRARPQVTRALPTSPADIADFINDGLEAADSDPSVPPYDTALIYDYEGDGSVAGTLSSILSSLDDEDQDYSCLREWGPRFSRLADLYGPP; translated from the exons AGCTTATGCCCCTCAGCAGGGGTCCCCAGGCAGAGGCAGCCCCGCACCCTGTACCCCTGGCGCCGGGCACCCTCGCTGGGTCGCGTGCGGAGAGCCTGGGTCATCCCTCCCATCAGCGTGTCGGAGAACCACAAGCGCCTCCCTTTCCCCCTGGTGCAG ATCAAGTCGGACAAACAGCAGCTGGGCAGCGTCATCTACAGTATCCAGGGGCCCGGTGTGGACGAGGAGCCGAGAGGCGTCTTCTCCATAGACAAGTTCACCGGGAAGGTGTCCCTGAACGCGATGCTGGACCGAGAGAAGACCGACCGCTTCAGG CTCAGGGCCTTTGCTCTGGACCTGGGGGGGTCCACCCTGGAGGAGCCCACGGACCTGGAGATCGTGGTGGTGGACCAGAACGACAACCGGCCTGTCTTCAGGCAGGAGGTGTTCACTGGCCGGGTGCTGGAGGGTGCCGTTCCAG GCACCTACGTGACCAGGGCTGAGGCCACGGATGCGGACGATCCGGAGACAGACAATGCAGCGCTGCGGTATTCCATCCTGGAGCAGGGTGGCCCCCAGCTCTTCAGCATCGACCCACTCACGGGGGAGATCCGCACGGTGCAAGTGGGCCTGGACCGCGAG GTGGTCGCCGTGTACAATCTGACCTTGCAGGTGGCGGACATGTCTGGAGACGGCCTTACCGCCACTGCCTCGGCCATCATCACGCTGGAGGACATCAATGATAACGCCCCTGAGTTCACTGGGGACCAG TTCTTCATGGAAGCCGCAGAGGCTGTCAGTGGAGTGGACGTGGGGCGGCTTGAGGTGGAAGACCGGGACCTGCCTGGCTCCCCCAACTGGGCAGCCCGGTTCATCATCCTGGAGGGTGACCCCGAAGGGCAGTTCACCATCCGCACCGACCCCAGGACCAACGAGGGTGTGCTGTCCGTGGTGAAG CCCCTGGACTATGAGAGTCGGGAGCGGTATGACCTCAAAGTGGCTGTGCAGAATGAGGCCCCCCTGCAGGCAGCTGCCCCCAGGGCTGAGCGGGGCCAGGCCAGGGTCAGCGTGCAGGTGCGGGATGTCAACGAGGCACCTGTGTTCCAGGAGAATCCACTGCGGACCAGCTTAGCTGAGGGGGCTGCCCCAGGAACGCCTGTGGCCACCTTCTCTGCCCGGGACCCTGACACACAGCAGCCACAGAGGCTCAG CTACTCCAAGGACTATGACCCTGAGGACTGGCTGCAGGTAGATGGGGCCACCGGCCAGGTCCAGACTCAGCGAGTGCTCAGCCCCACATCCCCCTTCCTCAAGGATGGCTGGTACAGGGCCATCATCCTGGCCCGAGATGATG CCTccccacccagcacagccactggGACCCTGTCCATTGAGATCCTGGAGGTCAACGACCACGCCCCTGAGCTGTCCCCACCTTGGGGCAGCCTGTGCAGCACACCAGACCGGGGTTCTGGCCTTCTCTTGGGGGCCACGGATGAGGACCTGCCCCCCCACGGGGCTCCCTTCCACTtccagctgagccccagggtccCAGAGCTGGCCCGGAACTGGAGCCTCAGCCAGGTTAATG TGAGCCACGCGCGCCTGCGGCCGAGGCTCCGGGTCCCGGAGGGGCTGCACCGCCTCAGCCTGCTGCTCCAGGACTCGGGACAGCCGCCCCAGCAGCGCGAGCAGCCCCTGAACGTGACCGTGTGCCGCTGCGGCCAGGACGGCGCCTGCCTGCCGGGAGCCGCTGCACTGCGGGCGGGTGGCGCGGGCATCAGCCTAGGTGCCCTGGTCATCATGCTGGCCAGCGTCATCCTGCTGCTCT TGCTCGCCCTGCTGGTGGCCCTCCTGGCGCGGTTCCGGCAGCAGTCCTGGGACAAGAGGCTTCTGCACGGACTGCAGGACGACCTCCGGGACAACATCCTTAACTACGACGAAcaagggggcggggaggaggaccAG GATGCCTACGACATGGACCAGCTGCGCCATCCAGCAGAACTGGCGGCCCTCGGCCCCTCCTCGGGACGGCCGCCGCTGCGCAGAGACGCCCCGTTCGGCCGAGCGCGCCCCCAGGTGACCCGCGCGCTGCCCACCAGCCCTGCAGACATCGCGGACTTCATCAACGAC GGTTTGGAGGCCGCGGACAGTGACCCCAGCGTCCCACCCTACGACACGGCTCTCATCTATGACTACGAGGGGGACGGCTCCGTGGCAGGGACACTGAGCTCCATCCTGTCCAGCCTGGACGATGAGGACCAGGACTACAGCTGCCTCCGGGAATGGGGCCCCCGTTTCTCCCGCCTGGCTGACTTGTACGGGCCCCCATAA
- the SLC22A31 gene encoding putative solute carrier family 22 member 31 → MEPEVRVLRLAGGFGRARCLLAAASWLPCVVLGLALGSELLLTALPAHHCGSDPARAPSTCLPLSYPESVPRASSYDSRPCSRGWYYAQPAADLLRSPVTQRNLVCEDDWKLPLEQVDHLLGWLLGCVLLGPGCDWFGRRAVFVGSLVLATGLGAGEALVASFPTLLILRLLRGGALAGASLALYVARLELCDPPNRLVFSMGAGLFSVVGTLLLPGLALLAQDWHLLQGLSALTTGLLLLFWGFPAVFPESPCWLLATGQPARARRILWHFAKASGVDPEDSREEESSLAMELDVLCAGCPQPRHHSVLELRHTHVTWKNALILGFSSLISGGIRASFLHSLVPRDPSFYWPYFLVAGLEAAATVFLLLTADLWGRRSVLLLSTLILGLASLLLLAGAQYLPSWTVLFLSVLGLLASQAVSALSSLFSAEVFPTVIRGAGLGLVLGAGFLGQSAAPLTKMHGRHGFFLQHVVFASFALLALLCILLLPESRGRALPQSLQDADRLRRSPLLRGRPHQDLLPLLPASLPGAGTQLVQEG, encoded by the exons ATGGAGCCCGAGGTGCGGGTGCTGCGCTTAGCCGGCGGCTTCGGCCGGGCCCGGTGCCTCCTGGCCGCCGCTTCGTGGCTACCGTGCGTGGTGTTGGGGTTGGCGCTGGGCTCGGAGCTCCTGCTCACCGCGCTGCCGGCGCACCACTGCGGCTCAGACCCCGCGCGCGCCCCGAGCACCTGCCTGCCGCTAAGCTACCCGGAGTCCGTGCCACGCGCTAGCTCCTACGACTCTCGGCCCTGCTCACGCGGCTGGTACTACGCGCAGCCCGCCGCCGACCTGCTGCGCAGCCCGGTCACCCAG AGGAACCTTGTGTGTGAGGATGACTGGAAGTTACCCCTGGAGCAGGTGGACCACCTCCTGGGCTGGTTGCTGGGCTGTGTCCTCCTGGGCCCGGGCTGTGACTG GTTTGGCCGCCGGGCTGTGTTTGTGGGCTCCCTGGTGCTGGCCACGGGCCTGGGGGCCGGTGAGGCCCTGGTTGCCAGCTTTCCCACCCTGCTGATTCTGCGGCTGCTTCGGGGCGGGGCCTTGGCAGGGGCCTCCCTTGCCCTCTACGTGGCTC GCCTGGAGCTGTGTGACCCCCCAAACCGCCTGGTATTCTCCATGGGGGCTGGCCTCTTCTCAGTGGTGGGCACACTGCTGCTGCCTGGCCTGGCCTTGCTCGCCCAGGACTGGCACCTCTTGCAAGGACTGAGCGCCCTGACAACGGGACTGCTGCTGCTCTTTTGGGG GTTTCCAGCTGTGTTCCCCGAGTCTCCCTGCTGGTTGCTGGCCACAGGGCAGCCGGCCCGAGCCAGGAGGATCTTGTGGCACTTTGCCAAAGCCAGCGGTGTGGACCCCGAGGACAGCAGGGAGGAGGAAAGCTCCCTGGCTATGG AGCTGGACGTGCTGTGCGCGGGATGCCCCCAGCCCCGGCACCACTCGGTCCTGGAACTCCGGCACACACACGTCACCTGGAAGAATGCACTCATCCTGGGCTTCAGTTC GCTCATCAGTGGGGGCATCAGAGCCAGCTTCCTGCACAGCCTGGTCCCAAGAGATCCCAGCTTCTATTGGCCCTACTTCCTGGTGGCTGGCCTGGAGGCAGCAGCCACCGTCTTCCTGCTCCTGACAGCAGATCTCTGGGGGCGCCGCTCGGTCCTGCTGCTGAGCACCTTGATCCTGGGCCTGGCATCCCTGCTGCTCCTTGCAGGGGCCCAGT ACCTGCCCAGCTGGACGGTGCTGTTCCTCTCTGTCCTGGGGCTCTTGGCCTCCCAGGCTGTGTCTGCCCTCAGCAGTCTCTTTTCAGCTGAGGTCTTCCCCACGGTGATCAG GGGGGCCGGGCTGGGCCTGGTGCTGGGAGCTGGGTTCCTGGGCCAGTCAGCCGCCCCGCTCACCAAAATGCACGGTCGGCATGGCTTCTTCCTGCAACATGTGGTCTTCGCATCTTTCGCTCTCCTTGCACTTCTGTGCATCCTGCTGCTGCCAGAGAGCCGCGGCCGCGCGCTGCCCCAATCACTGCAGGACGCTGACCGCCTGCGCCGCTCCCCGCTCCTTCGGGGCCGCCCACACCAAGACCTCCTGCCCCTGCTGCCAGCCTCCCTCCCTGGGGCAGGGACACAGCTGGTCCAGGAGGGGTGA